Genomic segment of Sarcophilus harrisii chromosome 4, mSarHar1.11, whole genome shotgun sequence:
CTGATTTTTTCTGGGATCGAGGTGATACAGTTTTGCCCCAGACTCAAAGTCCTCAATTTAATGCATTTAAACAACTGTTTAGGCAGAACGTCCACTTTGTTCCCGGTGAGATGCAAATGCTGCAGGTTCTGGAGCGATCCTATTTCGACTGGGATCACTGAAATGTTGTTGTAGCTCACATCTAAGCATCGGAGTTTCTGTAAACTAAACACTGCCCCGGGCAAGGACTCAAGCTTGTTGTTGGAGAAATAAAGTGACTCCAGATTCTTGACATGAGTAATGGAGGGGGGAATGTTCACAATTTTGTTATGCCATAATTTCAAGCAAGTCAGTCTTTTCAAATGCTGGAAACTGATGATTTCCTCAATTGTGCGTATGTTATTGGACTTCAGATCCAGCTCTTGCAAATTAGAAAGGCTGAAAATGGCATGAGGGATCCTCTCCAGCTCACAGTTCTGGAGCTCCAACTCGGctacattcatcattttcttaaggcTGTTGAGTACCACGAGCTTAGTGCCGTCGTTGTGAATGACTAATTTTGTGAGATGCGGGGCTACATCTGTGATGTTGGATGGAACTTTGGTCAAATTGCTCTTCACGTGGAGGATTTTAAGGTGCCTCAACTCCCGCAGAGACTCCAATCCTATCATCTTATTGTTCTCGGAGTTTAAGTTGCCTACCAAGTACAACTCCCGAAGGTTCTTAAGCAAGTATACCCAGGCCGGGATCTCAGCTACGTCAGTGAATTTGACGTGAAGGCATCTCAAGTGATCTCGGAGGAAGCTAAAAGCCGTCTGTTCCACCTTGGCCGGACAGTGGCAGAGGTGCAGCTCTTGAAGGTTAGTCATCTGTGAAATCTTGGCTGGGATCTTAGCTTCCGGGATGAGCTCCAGCTTGAGTACATCCAAGTCCGTGAGATCAAACACAGCATCGGGGACCCCCGAGAGCATGAAAAGGTGCAGTTCTTGCTTGTCTTGGGCGTTGCGAGACACGTGCTGCCGAAGCTTTTCGAATGTCCACTCGTGGTTTAAGCTGATTTCCCTAAGTTTATTTTCACTGACTTCGGACAAGAAGACACCAAAACGCTTAGAGTACAGTTGGTCATACTGGTCGACCATGTGTAGAAGAAATGCAAAGTCATTCTTGACATCTGGAATATCACTAAAACTACTCTCTTCCCTCACCTTTTCAAAGGAGTATTCCTTCAAAGGTATCCGAAACAACCAGAAGAGGGTATAGAGACAGATAAAACCATAGACGCAGATGATGGAGATGTAACTGATGAGCAGCTTTTTCAACATATAAGCCATGTTGTGGGTACACTCAAACTCCTCGTAGCCAGTCAGGTGCTCCACTTTGGGCTTGCAGGTATGCTCAAAGCTGATGGCATTGACAAAGTTCGCCGTGtaacagagaatgaaaatgaacTTGGCTGTCTTGATAACAGTCTGGACTACATAGAGTTTATAAATCAGATCACTGTCTTCCACATGGGCGCGGAACTTCCTCACCTTCTCAAAGAGGGCTTTGGCCTGTTCCCCGTCTTTTTTATCTAGAATTGTCATGCTAGGAACCTCAATCACAGGCTTCTCAGCTGAAAACTTAAAGCCAGTTTTGTTGATCATGGGGGTACTCGCACTGGGGCTCCCTTCATCACTGCTAGTGGACACGTGTTTTGGGAGAGACTGAGCTCCGGTCAGTCTCTGCTTGTTCTCCTCTGAATCTTCACACGCTGTTTCAGACAGCGCTTTTGTAGTCCAAGGAGATTCAAAGCACTTTCctaatatagaaacaaaatgttCCACTTTTGAACACGTTTTGGGATATTTGAACCAAAAGTTGCTACTGACCATGAGAATAATAGTATGTATTAGAGCAAGGTAAGGAAAATACTTGGAATACCATGGAAGAGCGAGATGGTAACACATCTggttaataaatacatattgctGGAAATCCAAGTTAGTTTTCCGACCTGTAGGATCTCTGATCTCCTTTCTCACCTCTTGATTTGGGACCGGGGAATCTGTGTGAGGAGAGCTAGTCTTGCTGAGAGGTGAGCCGGAGGTTACGGCAACTGCCTCATCGAAGGATGTGGGTTTGGCTGTCCACCGGTCTTGGTCTGTGGCGACCTCAAACTTCGGGGCATCAGTGGTCATATCAGCACTTCCTGATGCAAGGTGTGCTTTTGAATTTACCGA
This window contains:
- the LRRC8D gene encoding volume-regulated anion channel subunit LRRC8D, with the translated sequence MFTLAEVASLNDIQPTYRILKPWWDVFMDYLAVVMLMVAIFAGTMQLTKDQVVCLPVLPSSVNSKAHLASGSADMTTDAPKFEVATDQDRWTAKPTSFDEAVAVTSGSPLSKTSSPHTDSPVPNQEVRKEIRDPTGRKTNLDFQQYVFINQMCYHLALPWYSKYFPYLALIHTIILMVSSNFWFKYPKTCSKVEHFVSILGKCFESPWTTKALSETACEDSEENKQRLTGAQSLPKHVSTSSDEGSPSASTPMINKTGFKFSAEKPVIEVPSMTILDKKDGEQAKALFEKVRKFRAHVEDSDLIYKLYVVQTVIKTAKFIFILCYTANFVNAISFEHTCKPKVEHLTGYEEFECTHNMAYMLKKLLISYISIICVYGFICLYTLFWLFRIPLKEYSFEKVREESSFSDIPDVKNDFAFLLHMVDQYDQLYSKRFGVFLSEVSENKLREISLNHEWTFEKLRQHVSRNAQDKQELHLFMLSGVPDAVFDLTDLDVLKLELIPEAKIPAKISQMTNLQELHLCHCPAKVEQTAFSFLRDHLRCLHVKFTDVAEIPAWVYLLKNLRELYLVGNLNSENNKMIGLESLRELRHLKILHVKSNLTKVPSNITDVAPHLTKLVIHNDGTKLVVLNSLKKMMNVAELELQNCELERIPHAIFSLSNLQELDLKSNNIRTIEEIISFQHLKRLTCLKLWHNKIVNIPPSITHVKNLESLYFSNNKLESLPGAVFSLQKLRCLDVSYNNISVIPVEIGSLQNLQHLHLTGNKVDVLPKQLFKCIKLRTLSLGQNCITSIPEKISQFSQLTQLELKGNCLDRLPAQLGQCRLLKKSGLVVEDHLFDTLPTEVKEALNQDTNTPFANGI